A single genomic interval of Flavobacteriales bacterium harbors:
- a CDS encoding right-handed parallel beta-helix repeat-containing protein — protein MRTMLTLMMIGCSGIAQAQMSGVYTVGPAGAVPAPDYTSLAAACSALMQTGVSGAVDIEIMDGTYTETITLGAVPGVSATNRIKITSQSGSKSAVTFAVDCRPPGSFRINCPYVLVTDLTIHQLTYGSANTNAGVFLGADHLLLKDCEVECLDCGVNDWNGLVAVQGANVRIKGNTLIGNGGATCGLNLNTAIDAEVLGNEIVESQIGVLAVYQNERVTLVDNLIQECLTGIVIGGTDHVIARNQLYGSSMAEGIKLENYYADDMHVDINNNMISVRAMAPANVSAIAGIHVYTTPGTGQAGLLSGRISHNSLICVSDQTNVTGIRVRKTSSTGLYLLSNSIKLVGSGMVGIGLVDSLCQVWPASDYNNVYKVGAGSMCGILATHNQIAAQTGMEAHSISADPWYFSNTDLHIKDMSANINRALIDLSLSVDFDKDPRQYYDIPYDIGADEHGNLGLKSVVEMEPSLPAVEEFRAYPNPADDHVRLEPRPQGGVEVFSTMGQRIAVLSVEGMGVALGELPNGTYILRWTSDEGGHAGPIVVRH, from the coding sequence ATGCGCACGATGCTTACCCTCATGATGATCGGATGCTCTGGCATTGCGCAGGCGCAGATGAGCGGGGTTTACACCGTAGGGCCTGCTGGAGCCGTTCCTGCTCCTGACTACACCTCTCTTGCTGCAGCTTGTTCTGCGCTGATGCAGACCGGAGTTTCCGGGGCAGTGGACATAGAGATCATGGATGGGACCTACACGGAAACGATCACCCTGGGCGCGGTGCCTGGTGTATCGGCCACGAACCGGATCAAGATCACTTCACAAAGCGGGAGCAAGAGCGCTGTGACGTTCGCGGTGGATTGCCGTCCTCCGGGATCTTTCCGCATCAACTGTCCGTATGTCCTCGTAACTGACCTGACCATACATCAACTCACCTATGGCTCAGCGAACACGAATGCAGGGGTGTTCCTAGGGGCGGATCATCTATTGTTGAAGGACTGTGAGGTGGAATGTCTGGACTGTGGGGTGAACGACTGGAATGGCCTGGTCGCAGTACAAGGGGCGAACGTCCGCATTAAGGGTAACACGCTGATCGGGAATGGGGGTGCGACATGCGGTCTCAATCTGAATACTGCTATAGACGCGGAGGTGTTGGGAAATGAAATAGTTGAGAGCCAGATCGGCGTATTGGCCGTATATCAGAATGAGCGGGTCACATTAGTTGACAACCTCATTCAAGAATGCCTTACGGGTATCGTGATCGGAGGGACGGACCATGTGATCGCGCGCAACCAGTTGTACGGATCCTCAATGGCAGAAGGGATCAAACTTGAGAACTACTATGCTGATGATATGCATGTGGACATCAACAACAATATGATAAGTGTGCGCGCAATGGCACCCGCGAATGTGTCCGCTATTGCCGGGATCCATGTCTACACGACTCCAGGTACTGGGCAAGCAGGACTGCTTTCTGGAAGAATATCGCACAACAGCCTTATTTGTGTTTCAGACCAAACGAACGTGACCGGGATACGTGTTCGCAAGACGTCCTCGACCGGCCTTTACCTGCTCTCCAACTCGATCAAGCTGGTAGGCTCCGGCATGGTAGGCATCGGCCTTGTGGATTCACTCTGCCAGGTCTGGCCTGCTTCGGACTACAACAACGTGTACAAGGTGGGCGCAGGCAGTATGTGCGGGATCCTCGCCACACACAATCAGATCGCCGCGCAAACGGGCATGGAAGCCCACTCCATCAGCGCGGACCCGTGGTACTTCAGCAACACGGACCTGCACATCAAGGACATGTCGGCGAACATCAACCGCGCGCTCATCGATCTGAGCCTTTCCGTGGACTTTGACAAGGACCCCAGGCAGTACTATGACATCCCGTACGACATCGGCGCCGACGAGCATGGCAACCTCGGACTGAAGTCGGTGGTGGAGATGGAGCCCTCCCTGCCGGCCGTCGAGGAGTTCCGGGCCTATCCCAACCCGGCGGACGACCATGTGCGGCTCGAACCACGGCCGCAGGGCGGCGTTGAGGTGTTCAGCACCATGGGGCAACGCATCGCTGTCCTGTCGGTCGAGGGGATGGGTGTGGCGCTGGGCGAGCTGCCCAACGGCACCTACATCCTCCGTTGGACCTCGGATGAGGGCGGGCACGCCGGTCCGATCGTGGTGCGGCACTGA
- a CDS encoding LytTR family transcriptional regulator, whose amino-acid sequence MADAVFVRDGDRHVRPTVSDILHGEAEDHSTQVHRAQQRFTVPRMRKDVLVELPQDPLERVHRGHAVNLGLVLAISDDGPQVRGQWLPGGRSFRAERMKWAKVL is encoded by the coding sequence ATGGCGGATGCGGTCTTCGTGCGCGACGGGGACCGGCATGTGCGACCGACCGTGAGCGACATCCTCCATGGGGAGGCCGAAGACCACAGCACCCAGGTGCACAGGGCCCAACAACGGTTCACGGTACCGCGTATGCGGAAGGATGTGCTCGTGGAGCTGCCACAGGATCCCCTGGAGCGGGTCCATCGCGGCCATGCCGTGAACCTGGGCCTCGTGCTGGCCATCAGTGACGATGGACCGCAGGTCAGGGGGCAGTGGCTGCCCGGGGGACGGAGCTTCCGGGCGGAGCGGATGAAGTGGGCGAAGGTGCTGTGA
- a CDS encoding response regulator — MPAVRILIVEDEPLIAEDLRAHLEELGYEVAAACDNALDAMAEVAATAPDLLLLDINLGDGADGVQLAEKVSVKHRVPFIFVTSHSDKATLDRVKALRPAGFIIKPFDENDLRAQIELALARFANDVEATAAPTEAQRHEFVIADSIFIRDKGKLVKVAMDDIHYAEADDNYVTLFTPARKYVITSTLAAVEQKLKSAHHLRIHRSYLVDTRRITAVEDGYVRLGALSLPVGKTHREALMARIRTL; from the coding sequence ATGCCGGCCGTCCGCATCCTCATCGTTGAAGATGAACCGCTCATCGCGGAGGACCTGCGTGCGCACCTGGAGGAGCTGGGCTACGAAGTGGCCGCCGCGTGCGACAATGCCCTGGATGCCATGGCGGAGGTCGCCGCCACAGCGCCTGACCTGCTGCTGCTTGACATCAACCTGGGCGATGGGGCGGATGGCGTGCAGCTGGCCGAGAAGGTGAGCGTGAAGCACCGCGTGCCCTTCATCTTCGTCACCAGCCACAGCGACAAGGCCACGCTCGACCGCGTGAAAGCCCTGCGTCCGGCCGGCTTCATCATCAAGCCCTTCGACGAGAACGACCTGCGCGCGCAGATCGAGCTGGCACTTGCCCGGTTCGCCAACGATGTGGAGGCGACCGCGGCGCCCACCGAAGCCCAGCGTCACGAGTTCGTGATCGCCGACAGTATCTTCATCCGCGACAAGGGCAAGCTCGTGAAGGTGGCCATGGATGACATCCACTACGCCGAGGCGGACGACAACTACGTGACGCTCTTCACCCCCGCGAGGAAGTATGTGATCACCAGCACGCTCGCCGCGGTGGAGCAGAAGCTGAAGAGCGCGCACCACCTGCGCATCCACCGCAGCTACCTGGTGGATACACGTCGCATCACCGCCGTGGAGGATGGCTATGTACGCCTCGGGGCGCTGAGCCTGCCCGTGGGCAAGACCCACCGCGAGGCGCTGATGGCCCGGATCAGGACCTTGTGA
- a CDS encoding T9SS type A sorting domain-containing protein, with protein sequence MKQLAALIPTLLVHTTTVAQLTGTLTVGGLNPDYPTLTAAVDALMSQGAMGNVTFNIRSGTYTGQYALGAVPGTPGTITFRNATNGAQAVNLEHDASGSADNFIFRIDGTDDVRLEKLTFRPLDNTYARAVHLFNAIAGMTIEQCVFHGSTNPSGSAYFERILVHCDQFTINTDNNPQDVLILDNSFFNGNTAIELDAYGFNGARSAGLIISGNEFRQQVGTGIRLNHCIGSISDNAFSTTVGNWYVGIRTTFFDGGSQIRRNDIQAYATNGCSGIEVGNTQSTTGNMISNNMVYVNGTGDVWGLAVYNLWDMKIVHNSVLVAAGNQFQSYAFYHLSNFPDGQDALVRNNIFANNAGGYAYYVPVAGNVATEDHNCLFTTGSTISNVAGNEYFTIPAHQAGTGQGAGDTDIDPVFPIQPDLHLNNCAMDNMGEYFFVVASDIDGDARGNPMCDMGADEYTASTNAMQAPTITILSGDLPYQLGLGASFNAYQWSTGDNTPTTTITAGGTYSCDVLDANLCSYAINITVLVDISTGITDASDAQATPFPNPALDQLVVPGVRAGAWFELSDASGRVLRAGRFDATPVIEVGDLASGMHLLRVLDGRAPSAFRFVKQ encoded by the coding sequence ATGAAGCAGCTTGCCGCCCTGATCCCTACCCTGTTGGTGCACACGACCACCGTGGCCCAGCTCACTGGTACCCTGACCGTCGGCGGGCTCAATCCGGACTACCCGACGCTCACCGCCGCGGTGGACGCGCTCATGAGCCAGGGCGCCATGGGCAACGTCACCTTCAACATCCGGTCAGGCACCTATACCGGGCAGTACGCGCTGGGCGCGGTGCCCGGAACGCCGGGGACCATCACCTTCCGCAACGCGACCAACGGGGCGCAGGCCGTGAACCTGGAGCACGACGCCAGTGGTTCGGCGGACAACTTCATCTTCCGCATCGATGGCACCGATGATGTCCGCCTGGAGAAGCTCACCTTCCGGCCGCTGGACAACACATACGCCCGCGCCGTGCACCTCTTCAATGCCATCGCGGGCATGACCATCGAGCAGTGCGTGTTCCACGGAAGCACCAACCCATCGGGGTCGGCCTACTTCGAACGCATCCTGGTGCATTGCGATCAGTTCACCATCAACACGGACAACAACCCGCAGGATGTGCTGATCCTGGACAACAGCTTCTTCAACGGCAACACCGCGATCGAGCTCGATGCCTACGGCTTCAATGGCGCGCGCAGCGCGGGACTGATCATCAGCGGCAACGAGTTCCGCCAGCAGGTGGGCACGGGCATCCGCCTCAACCACTGCATCGGTTCGATCAGCGACAATGCCTTCAGCACCACGGTGGGTAATTGGTACGTGGGCATCCGAACGACCTTCTTCGACGGCGGAAGCCAGATCCGCCGGAACGACATCCAGGCCTACGCCACCAACGGCTGCTCGGGCATCGAGGTGGGCAACACGCAGAGCACCACCGGGAACATGATCAGCAACAACATGGTGTACGTGAACGGCACCGGCGATGTGTGGGGCCTGGCGGTGTACAACCTGTGGGACATGAAGATCGTGCACAACAGCGTGCTGGTGGCCGCCGGGAATCAATTCCAGAGCTACGCCTTCTACCATCTCAGCAATTTCCCCGACGGTCAGGACGCACTGGTGCGGAACAACATCTTCGCCAACAATGCCGGGGGCTATGCATATTACGTCCCCGTTGCCGGCAATGTGGCCACCGAGGACCACAACTGCCTGTTCACCACCGGCAGCACCATCAGCAATGTAGCGGGCAACGAGTACTTCACCATCCCGGCGCACCAGGCCGGCACGGGGCAGGGAGCGGGCGATACGGACATCGATCCCGTGTTCCCCATCCAGCCCGATCTTCACCTGAACAACTGCGCCATGGACAACATGGGTGAATACTTCTTCGTGGTGGCGAGCGATATCGATGGCGATGCACGCGGCAACCCGATGTGCGACATGGGTGCCGATGAATACACCGCGAGCACCAATGCGATGCAGGCCCCCACCATCACCATCCTCAGCGGCGACCTGCCCTACCAGCTCGGACTGGGCGCATCGTTCAATGCCTACCAATGGAGCACCGGGGACAACACGCCCACCACCACGATCACCGCCGGCGGCACCTACAGCTGCGATGTGCTGGACGCGAACCTGTGTTCGTACGCCATCAACATCACCGTCCTGGTGGACATCAGCACCGGGATCACGGACGCATCAGATGCGCAGGCAACGCCCTTCCCGAACCCGGCCCTCGACCAGCTCGTCGTGCCGGGGGTGCGGGCCGGCGCGTGGTTCGAGCTCTCCGATGCGAGTGGACGGGTCCTTCGCGCGGGCCGCTTCGATGCGACGCCGGTGATCGAGGTCGGTGACCTGGCTTCCGGGATGCACCTCCTGCGGGTACTGGACGGCCGCGCACCGAGCGCCTTCCGGTTCGTGAAGCAGTGA
- a CDS encoding tetratricopeptide repeat protein codes for MRAVAIILMLIAGAAQGQLDSLLRIREGLPADTSRLPVLTELLRATVFNDPDSALVFAREYRALAGQSGIDLEIGKGHNYTGMCYTNRSDHDNALQHYLAALPHFERGGDPWYTAMAHNNIGTVHEKLHRLDKAAAEYEMALKGFRSIPDSVWMANVSNNMGNILYEQRGFDRSVAYYRQADTILTALGFDRYAATTRMNLANALDELGRSEEALGILRSAMAIMPVGEDENTRANMLADLGRLHGKAGDPDSALLRMREGLALATTVQAGDVQANAHEFLSEWFEQRGMPDSALRHLRRSVALRDTILGLERSAQVAEMQEKYESGRKDALIAESVAQLERRSLAIKAIAAGALLLLGVALFAYRAYRLKRNGEREVMAQKKVIEAQLKEKELLLREIHHRVKNNLQTVSSLLSIQGRGITDTKAKEAVNDSRLRVKSMALIHQDLYREGDLTGVAMPAYVEKLVHGLITSYGMTDRVAADLRVAPVNLDVDTAVPVGLILNELVTNALKYAWPDARTGTLAIAVEEAAGALVVEVADDGVGIADPEAVSAGGTGFGLGMIRTFANKLKAEHTISGARGTTVRIVVRNYKRTG; via the coding sequence ATGCGAGCGGTGGCGATCATCCTGATGCTCATTGCGGGTGCGGCCCAGGGCCAGCTGGATAGCCTGCTCCGGATCCGTGAGGGCCTGCCAGCGGACACATCGCGCCTACCCGTGCTGACCGAGCTGCTGCGTGCGACGGTGTTCAACGATCCGGACAGCGCGCTGGTTTTTGCCCGGGAGTACAGGGCCCTCGCCGGGCAGAGCGGGATCGACCTGGAGATCGGGAAGGGGCACAACTATACGGGGATGTGCTACACGAACCGCAGCGACCATGACAATGCGCTGCAGCACTACCTGGCCGCACTGCCCCATTTCGAACGCGGAGGCGACCCCTGGTACACCGCCATGGCCCACAACAACATCGGCACCGTGCACGAGAAGTTGCACCGCTTGGACAAAGCGGCCGCCGAGTATGAGATGGCCTTGAAGGGGTTCCGGAGCATCCCGGATTCCGTGTGGATGGCGAACGTGTCCAACAACATGGGGAACATCCTCTACGAACAGAGGGGATTCGACCGATCGGTGGCGTACTACCGGCAGGCGGACACGATCCTGACCGCCTTGGGGTTCGACCGCTATGCCGCCACCACACGGATGAACCTGGCCAATGCCCTGGACGAATTGGGCCGAAGCGAGGAGGCACTGGGCATCCTGCGAAGCGCCATGGCCATCATGCCCGTGGGCGAGGATGAGAACACGCGGGCCAACATGCTGGCCGATCTCGGGCGTTTGCACGGCAAGGCCGGCGATCCGGACAGTGCACTGTTGCGCATGCGCGAAGGCCTGGCGCTGGCCACCACAGTGCAGGCCGGCGATGTGCAGGCCAACGCCCATGAGTTCCTCAGCGAGTGGTTCGAGCAGCGCGGAATGCCCGACTCGGCGCTTCGCCACCTCCGGCGTTCCGTTGCCCTGCGCGACACCATCCTCGGCCTGGAGCGCAGCGCGCAGGTCGCCGAGATGCAGGAGAAGTACGAGAGCGGGAGGAAGGATGCCCTCATCGCCGAGAGCGTGGCCCAGCTCGAACGCCGCTCCCTTGCCATCAAAGCCATTGCCGCAGGAGCCCTGCTGCTGCTCGGGGTGGCGCTCTTCGCCTACCGTGCCTATCGCCTCAAGCGGAATGGCGAGCGGGAGGTGATGGCCCAGAAGAAGGTGATCGAGGCGCAGTTGAAGGAGAAGGAACTGCTGCTGCGCGAGATCCATCACCGCGTGAAGAACAACCTCCAGACGGTCAGCAGCCTGCTGAGCATCCAGGGTCGCGGCATCACCGACACCAAGGCGAAGGAGGCGGTGAACGACAGCCGCCTGCGCGTGAAGAGCATGGCGCTCATCCACCAGGACCTGTATCGTGAGGGCGACCTCACCGGGGTGGCGATGCCTGCGTACGTGGAGAAGCTCGTCCATGGCCTGATCACCAGCTACGGCATGACCGATCGTGTTGCCGCCGACCTGCGGGTGGCGCCGGTCAACCTGGACGTGGACACGGCCGTGCCGGTCGGGCTCATCCTGAACGAGCTCGTCACCAACGCGCTCAAGTACGCCTGGCCCGATGCTCGAACGGGCACGCTTGCCATCGCTGTGGAGGAAGCCGCAGGCGCGCTGGTGGTGGAGGTGGCCGACGATGGCGTGGGCATCGCCGACCCGGAGGCGGTCTCGGCTGGTGGCACAGGCTTCGGACTGGGCATGATCCGCACGTTCGCCAACAAGCTCAAGGCGGAGCACACCATCAGCGGGGCACGGGGCACCACGGTGCGGATCGTCGTGCGCAATTACAAGCGTACCGGCTGA